The Primulina eburnea isolate SZY01 chromosome 6, ASM2296580v1, whole genome shotgun sequence genome contains a region encoding:
- the LOC140835179 gene encoding nuclear transport factor 2-like isoform X4, which produces MASAFPLPVTAAQVGTYFVGQYYQMLQNQPDFVHQFYNDASTMLRINGNSRETASAMLQIHQLIMSLNYTGIEIKTAHSLESWNCGVLVMVSGSVHVKGFNTRKKFVETFFLAPQRNLDSNLHLPATLHGQASNYGLNGDFQSREFLATRNIEDNGPANSHKYPEEQLQQVPASEQVLDDNFDVQLNGSIQGTMNSVPNHLSSPIEEPVVEPQKHTYASILQVAKVQSAPAVPISPFLSKPVSPSDLRHLPEPRIQPLAASSNPLEGTSLESLEEAQVVEDEVEVMSVYVSNVPTTMAASEIGEEFKKFGKLKPDGVAIRTRKDIDACYAFVEFEDVSGVQNAIKASTVQIGAHQLYIEERRPNRNNFIRGGRARGRGRVSYYMEGTRGRFGGRSFGRGITQDGTERIYNRPRGNGFYRQVPRQERAHSTYQQGSRNGHHSE; this is translated from the exons ATGGCTTCCGCTTTTCCTCTGCCTGTCACTGCTGCCCAG GTGGGGACATACTTTGTCGGGCAGTACTATCAGATGCTACAGAACCAGCCAGATTTCGTTCACCAATTTTACAATGATGCCAGCACCATGCTTCGGATTAATGGAAACTCAAGAGAAACTGCTAGCGCTATGCTg CAAATCCACCAACTTATTATGTCACTAAACTATACTGGGATAGAAATTAAGACTGCACATTCTTTAGAATCTTGGAACTGTGGAGTTCTAGTGATGGTTTCTGGTTCGGTGCATGTCAAGGGATTCAATACAAGGAAAAAGTTTGTGGAAACCTTTTTTCTTGCCCCTCAG AGAAATCTTGACTCCAACCTGCATTTGCCAGCTACACTTCATGGACAAG CATCCAATTATGGGTTGAATGGAGATTTTCAGTCCAGGGAGTTTTTGGCTACCAGAAATATCGAAGATAATGGCCCTGCCAATAGTCACAAGTATCCAGAAGAACAGCTTCAGCAAGTTCCTGCCTCAGAACAGGTTCTGGACGATAATTTTGATGTGCAGTTGAATGGTTCAATTCAGGGAACTATGAACTCTGTACCTAACCATCTATCTTCCCCCATCGAAGAACCTGTTGTGGAGCCCCAAAAGCATACATATGCTTCCATA TTACAGGTTGCTAAAGTACAATCCGCTCCAGCGGTGCCCATTTCACCGTTTTTGAGCAAGCCTGTTTCTCCTTCAGATTTGCGGCACTTACCTGAACCCAGAATCCAGCCGTTGGCTGCATCCTCGAACCCACTTGAAGGGACTAGTTTGGAGAGTCTGGAAGAAGCACAGGTTGTGGAAGATGAAG TTGAAGTAATGTCGGTGTATGTGAGCAATGTTCCCACTACTATGGCTGCTTCTGAAATCGGGGAGGAGTTCAAGAAGTTTGGTAAACTCAAGCCTGATGGTGTGGCCATTAGAACTCGGAAG GATATCGATGCATGCTATGCATTTGTTGAATTTGAAGACGTCTCTGGGGTGCAGAATGCGATTAAG GCATCCACGGTTCAGATAGGTGCACATCAGCTCTATATTGAAGAGCGACGACCGAATAGAAACAACTTCATTCGAGGAGGAA GAGCGAGGGGTAGAGGCCGGGTTAGCTACTATATGGAAGGAACAAGAGGACGTTTTGGTGGCCGAAGTTTTGGCAGAGGGATCACACAAGATGGGACTGAGCGTATTTACAATAGACCGAGAGGGAATGGTTTCTATAGGCAGGTACCTCGACAAGAAAGAGCGCATTCCACCTATCAGCAAGGATCGAGGAATGGGCATCACTCGGAATGA
- the LOC140835179 gene encoding nuclear transport factor 2-like isoform X1 translates to MASAFPLPVTAAQVGTYFVGQYYQMLQNQPDFVHQFYNDASTMLRINGNSRETASAMLQIHQLIMSLNYTGIEIKTAHSLESWNCGVLVMVSGSVHVKGFNTRKKFVETFFLAPQVKGYFVFNDIFHYVDEEHIIQHPIAYLPQRNLDSNLHLPATLHGQASNYGLNGDFQSREFLATRNIEDNGPANSHKYPEEQLQQVPASEQVLDDNFDVQLNGSIQGTMNSVPNHLSSPIEEPVVEPQKHTYASILQVAKVQSAPAVPISPFLSKPVSPSDLRHLPEPRIQPLAASSNPLEGTSLESLEEAQVVEDEVEVMSVYVSNVPTTMAASEIGEEFKKFGKLKPDGVAIRTRKDIDACYAFVEFEDVSGVQNAIKASTVQIGAHQLYIEERRPNRNNFIRGGRARGRGRVSYYMEGTRGRFGGRSFGRGITQDGTERIYNRPRGNGFYRQVPRQERAHSTYQQGSRNGHHSE, encoded by the exons ATGGCTTCCGCTTTTCCTCTGCCTGTCACTGCTGCCCAG GTGGGGACATACTTTGTCGGGCAGTACTATCAGATGCTACAGAACCAGCCAGATTTCGTTCACCAATTTTACAATGATGCCAGCACCATGCTTCGGATTAATGGAAACTCAAGAGAAACTGCTAGCGCTATGCTg CAAATCCACCAACTTATTATGTCACTAAACTATACTGGGATAGAAATTAAGACTGCACATTCTTTAGAATCTTGGAACTGTGGAGTTCTAGTGATGGTTTCTGGTTCGGTGCATGTCAAGGGATTCAATACAAGGAAAAAGTTTGTGGAAACCTTTTTTCTTGCCCCTCAGGTGAAAGGATACTTTGTTTTCAATGACATATTCCACTATGTTGACGAAGAACATATTATTCAGCATCCAATTGCGTATTTACCTCAGAGAAATCTTGACTCCAACCTGCATTTGCCAGCTACACTTCATGGACAAG CATCCAATTATGGGTTGAATGGAGATTTTCAGTCCAGGGAGTTTTTGGCTACCAGAAATATCGAAGATAATGGCCCTGCCAATAGTCACAAGTATCCAGAAGAACAGCTTCAGCAAGTTCCTGCCTCAGAACAGGTTCTGGACGATAATTTTGATGTGCAGTTGAATGGTTCAATTCAGGGAACTATGAACTCTGTACCTAACCATCTATCTTCCCCCATCGAAGAACCTGTTGTGGAGCCCCAAAAGCATACATATGCTTCCATA TTACAGGTTGCTAAAGTACAATCCGCTCCAGCGGTGCCCATTTCACCGTTTTTGAGCAAGCCTGTTTCTCCTTCAGATTTGCGGCACTTACCTGAACCCAGAATCCAGCCGTTGGCTGCATCCTCGAACCCACTTGAAGGGACTAGTTTGGAGAGTCTGGAAGAAGCACAGGTTGTGGAAGATGAAG TTGAAGTAATGTCGGTGTATGTGAGCAATGTTCCCACTACTATGGCTGCTTCTGAAATCGGGGAGGAGTTCAAGAAGTTTGGTAAACTCAAGCCTGATGGTGTGGCCATTAGAACTCGGAAG GATATCGATGCATGCTATGCATTTGTTGAATTTGAAGACGTCTCTGGGGTGCAGAATGCGATTAAG GCATCCACGGTTCAGATAGGTGCACATCAGCTCTATATTGAAGAGCGACGACCGAATAGAAACAACTTCATTCGAGGAGGAA GAGCGAGGGGTAGAGGCCGGGTTAGCTACTATATGGAAGGAACAAGAGGACGTTTTGGTGGCCGAAGTTTTGGCAGAGGGATCACACAAGATGGGACTGAGCGTATTTACAATAGACCGAGAGGGAATGGTTTCTATAGGCAGGTACCTCGACAAGAAAGAGCGCATTCCACCTATCAGCAAGGATCGAGGAATGGGCATCACTCGGAATGA
- the LOC140835179 gene encoding nuclear transport factor 2-like isoform X2 — MASAFPLPVTAAQVGTYFVGQYYQMLQNQPDFVHQFYNDASTMLRINGNSRETASAMLQIHQLIMSLNYTGIEIKTAHSLESWNCGVLVMVSGSVHVKGFNTRKKFVETFFLAPQVKGYFVFNDIFHYVDEEHIIQHPIAYLPQRNLDSNLHLPATLHGQASNYGLNGDFQSREFLATRNIEDNGPANSHKYPEEQLQQVPASEQVLDDNFDVQLNGSIQGTMNSVPNHLSSPIEEPVVEPQKHTYASIVAKVQSAPAVPISPFLSKPVSPSDLRHLPEPRIQPLAASSNPLEGTSLESLEEAQVVEDEVEVMSVYVSNVPTTMAASEIGEEFKKFGKLKPDGVAIRTRKDIDACYAFVEFEDVSGVQNAIKASTVQIGAHQLYIEERRPNRNNFIRGGRARGRGRVSYYMEGTRGRFGGRSFGRGITQDGTERIYNRPRGNGFYRQVPRQERAHSTYQQGSRNGHHSE, encoded by the exons ATGGCTTCCGCTTTTCCTCTGCCTGTCACTGCTGCCCAG GTGGGGACATACTTTGTCGGGCAGTACTATCAGATGCTACAGAACCAGCCAGATTTCGTTCACCAATTTTACAATGATGCCAGCACCATGCTTCGGATTAATGGAAACTCAAGAGAAACTGCTAGCGCTATGCTg CAAATCCACCAACTTATTATGTCACTAAACTATACTGGGATAGAAATTAAGACTGCACATTCTTTAGAATCTTGGAACTGTGGAGTTCTAGTGATGGTTTCTGGTTCGGTGCATGTCAAGGGATTCAATACAAGGAAAAAGTTTGTGGAAACCTTTTTTCTTGCCCCTCAGGTGAAAGGATACTTTGTTTTCAATGACATATTCCACTATGTTGACGAAGAACATATTATTCAGCATCCAATTGCGTATTTACCTCAGAGAAATCTTGACTCCAACCTGCATTTGCCAGCTACACTTCATGGACAAG CATCCAATTATGGGTTGAATGGAGATTTTCAGTCCAGGGAGTTTTTGGCTACCAGAAATATCGAAGATAATGGCCCTGCCAATAGTCACAAGTATCCAGAAGAACAGCTTCAGCAAGTTCCTGCCTCAGAACAGGTTCTGGACGATAATTTTGATGTGCAGTTGAATGGTTCAATTCAGGGAACTATGAACTCTGTACCTAACCATCTATCTTCCCCCATCGAAGAACCTGTTGTGGAGCCCCAAAAGCATACATATGCTTCCATA GTTGCTAAAGTACAATCCGCTCCAGCGGTGCCCATTTCACCGTTTTTGAGCAAGCCTGTTTCTCCTTCAGATTTGCGGCACTTACCTGAACCCAGAATCCAGCCGTTGGCTGCATCCTCGAACCCACTTGAAGGGACTAGTTTGGAGAGTCTGGAAGAAGCACAGGTTGTGGAAGATGAAG TTGAAGTAATGTCGGTGTATGTGAGCAATGTTCCCACTACTATGGCTGCTTCTGAAATCGGGGAGGAGTTCAAGAAGTTTGGTAAACTCAAGCCTGATGGTGTGGCCATTAGAACTCGGAAG GATATCGATGCATGCTATGCATTTGTTGAATTTGAAGACGTCTCTGGGGTGCAGAATGCGATTAAG GCATCCACGGTTCAGATAGGTGCACATCAGCTCTATATTGAAGAGCGACGACCGAATAGAAACAACTTCATTCGAGGAGGAA GAGCGAGGGGTAGAGGCCGGGTTAGCTACTATATGGAAGGAACAAGAGGACGTTTTGGTGGCCGAAGTTTTGGCAGAGGGATCACACAAGATGGGACTGAGCGTATTTACAATAGACCGAGAGGGAATGGTTTCTATAGGCAGGTACCTCGACAAGAAAGAGCGCATTCCACCTATCAGCAAGGATCGAGGAATGGGCATCACTCGGAATGA
- the LOC140835179 gene encoding nuclear transport factor 2-like isoform X3, which produces MLQNQPDFVHQFYNDASTMLRINGNSRETASAMLQIHQLIMSLNYTGIEIKTAHSLESWNCGVLVMVSGSVHVKGFNTRKKFVETFFLAPQVKGYFVFNDIFHYVDEEHIIQHPIAYLPQRNLDSNLHLPATLHGQASNYGLNGDFQSREFLATRNIEDNGPANSHKYPEEQLQQVPASEQVLDDNFDVQLNGSIQGTMNSVPNHLSSPIEEPVVEPQKHTYASILQVAKVQSAPAVPISPFLSKPVSPSDLRHLPEPRIQPLAASSNPLEGTSLESLEEAQVVEDEVEVMSVYVSNVPTTMAASEIGEEFKKFGKLKPDGVAIRTRKDIDACYAFVEFEDVSGVQNAIKASTVQIGAHQLYIEERRPNRNNFIRGGRARGRGRVSYYMEGTRGRFGGRSFGRGITQDGTERIYNRPRGNGFYRQVPRQERAHSTYQQGSRNGHHSE; this is translated from the exons ATGCTACAGAACCAGCCAGATTTCGTTCACCAATTTTACAATGATGCCAGCACCATGCTTCGGATTAATGGAAACTCAAGAGAAACTGCTAGCGCTATGCTg CAAATCCACCAACTTATTATGTCACTAAACTATACTGGGATAGAAATTAAGACTGCACATTCTTTAGAATCTTGGAACTGTGGAGTTCTAGTGATGGTTTCTGGTTCGGTGCATGTCAAGGGATTCAATACAAGGAAAAAGTTTGTGGAAACCTTTTTTCTTGCCCCTCAGGTGAAAGGATACTTTGTTTTCAATGACATATTCCACTATGTTGACGAAGAACATATTATTCAGCATCCAATTGCGTATTTACCTCAGAGAAATCTTGACTCCAACCTGCATTTGCCAGCTACACTTCATGGACAAG CATCCAATTATGGGTTGAATGGAGATTTTCAGTCCAGGGAGTTTTTGGCTACCAGAAATATCGAAGATAATGGCCCTGCCAATAGTCACAAGTATCCAGAAGAACAGCTTCAGCAAGTTCCTGCCTCAGAACAGGTTCTGGACGATAATTTTGATGTGCAGTTGAATGGTTCAATTCAGGGAACTATGAACTCTGTACCTAACCATCTATCTTCCCCCATCGAAGAACCTGTTGTGGAGCCCCAAAAGCATACATATGCTTCCATA TTACAGGTTGCTAAAGTACAATCCGCTCCAGCGGTGCCCATTTCACCGTTTTTGAGCAAGCCTGTTTCTCCTTCAGATTTGCGGCACTTACCTGAACCCAGAATCCAGCCGTTGGCTGCATCCTCGAACCCACTTGAAGGGACTAGTTTGGAGAGTCTGGAAGAAGCACAGGTTGTGGAAGATGAAG TTGAAGTAATGTCGGTGTATGTGAGCAATGTTCCCACTACTATGGCTGCTTCTGAAATCGGGGAGGAGTTCAAGAAGTTTGGTAAACTCAAGCCTGATGGTGTGGCCATTAGAACTCGGAAG GATATCGATGCATGCTATGCATTTGTTGAATTTGAAGACGTCTCTGGGGTGCAGAATGCGATTAAG GCATCCACGGTTCAGATAGGTGCACATCAGCTCTATATTGAAGAGCGACGACCGAATAGAAACAACTTCATTCGAGGAGGAA GAGCGAGGGGTAGAGGCCGGGTTAGCTACTATATGGAAGGAACAAGAGGACGTTTTGGTGGCCGAAGTTTTGGCAGAGGGATCACACAAGATGGGACTGAGCGTATTTACAATAGACCGAGAGGGAATGGTTTCTATAGGCAGGTACCTCGACAAGAAAGAGCGCATTCCACCTATCAGCAAGGATCGAGGAATGGGCATCACTCGGAATGA
- the LOC140835180 gene encoding uncharacterized protein isoform X1, with amino-acid sequence MEGIRAIVIAYYDRATRGEKDLVKQYFNKFDINGDGKITFKQYKNGVAKHLSDENIFRKLDANGDGSLDFDDIVCLYYMENKLGLHKCASCRDLLVGAYFSCLRCLEDGLDSECRLCCACYHLGGFSHEHTLSSFLDQHTMAKVMKNHTPDARRDRGETELEELRKIAKSYYYAGSQEVQNLAHKLFDSMDMDGDGKVDCSEFLEFMKEEGYTRMQNPKFFKELDVDGNGTLDFDEVMTAYYISKSGRPFCDKCGDFIRGIFFSCVECYRNPKGSFNLCCDCYRSRKCDHKHDGRAQFLDNFALLEALKSDSSPTTQAATESDPQNHQAKSPVPSNSQTVATKTKSPLIPSNKQAKSPVSSSHTTTGPAAYYSTNVIYNTYVVNPPPPVTSYYNAVIPPHRNQWRAALRALEQALAIGSIATALTTCSIM; translated from the exons ATGGAGGGCATACGAGCAATTGTCATAGCCTACTACGATAGAGCAACCAGAGGAGAGAAAGACTTGGTCAAACAATACTTCAACAAATTCGACATCAACGGCGACGGAAAAATAACCTTCAAACAGTACAAGAATGGGGTCGCGAAACACCTCTCGGATGAGAATATCTTTAGGAAACTGGACGCCAACGGGGACGGATCCCTGGATTTTGATGATATCGTATGTCTTTACTACATGGAGAATAAACTCGGGTTGCACAAATGCGCCTCGTGTAGAGATTTACTTGTTGGGGCCTACTTTTCTTGCTTGCGTTGTTTGGAAGATGGGTTGGATTCCGAGTGTCGTCTGTGCTGTGCTTGCTACCACTTGGGAGGATTCAGTCATGAGCACACGTTGAGTAGCTTCTTGGATCAACATACAATGGCTAAGGTGATGAAAAACCACACCCCTGATGCACGGCGAGATAGGGGAGAG ACAGAGTTGGAAGAACTACGGAAGATCGCAAAATCCTATTACTATGCAGGTTCCCAAGAAGTCCAAAACTTAGCACACAAATTGTTCGACTCCATGGATATGGACGGAGATGGTAAGGTCGATTGCTCCGAATTCCTGGAATTCATGAAAGAAGAAGGTTATACACGAATGCAGAATCCAAAATTCTTCAAGGAGTTAGACGTGGATGGCAATGGAACCCTCGATTTCGATGAGGTTATGACAGCATACTACATTAGCAAAAGCGGGCGCCCGTTCTGTGACAAGTGCGGGGATTTCATACGAGGAATATTTTTCTCATGTGTCGAATGCTACAGAAACCCCAAAGGCTCGTTTAATCTGTGTTGCGATTGCTATCGTTCCAGGAAATGTGATCACAAGCATGATGGTCGGGCTCAATTCTTGGACAACTTTGCGTTGTTGGAAGCTTTGAAATCGGATTCAAGTCCGACGACACAAGCTGCGACTGAAAGTGATCCACAAAATCATCAG GCTAAAAGTCCGGTGCCATCAAATTCACAAACTGTTGCTACTAAAACTAAAAGTCCATTAATACCATCAAATAAACAGGCAAAAAGTCCTGTATCATCATCACATACTACGACAGGTCCCGCAGCTTATTATTCAACTAATGTTATCTATAATACATATGTTGTGAACCCTCCTCCTCCGGTCACAAGTTATTATAACGCCGTAATTCCGCCTCACCGG AACCAGTGGAGGGCTGCTCTTAGAGCATTGGAGCAGGCGCTGGCAATTGGAAGCATTGCAACCGCCTTGACCACGTGTAGCATCATGTGA
- the LOC140835180 gene encoding uncharacterized protein isoform X2 — protein MEGIRAIVIAYYDRATRGEKDLVKQYFNKFDINGDGKITFKQYKNGVAKHLSDENIFRKLDANGDGSLDFDDIVCLYYMENKLGLHKCASCRDLLVGAYFSCLRCLEDGLDSECRLCCACYHLGGFSHEHTLSSFLDQHTMAKVMKNHTPDARRDRGETELEELRKIAKSYYYAGSQEVQNLAHKLFDSMDMDGDGKVDCSEFLEFMKEEGYTRMQNPKFFKELDVDGNGTLDFDEVMTAYYISKSGRPFCDKCGDFIRGIFFSCVECYRNPKGSFNLCCDCYRSRKCDHKHDGRAQFLDNFALLEALKSDSSPTTQAATESDPQNHQNQWRAALRALEQALAIGSIATALTTCSIM, from the exons ATGGAGGGCATACGAGCAATTGTCATAGCCTACTACGATAGAGCAACCAGAGGAGAGAAAGACTTGGTCAAACAATACTTCAACAAATTCGACATCAACGGCGACGGAAAAATAACCTTCAAACAGTACAAGAATGGGGTCGCGAAACACCTCTCGGATGAGAATATCTTTAGGAAACTGGACGCCAACGGGGACGGATCCCTGGATTTTGATGATATCGTATGTCTTTACTACATGGAGAATAAACTCGGGTTGCACAAATGCGCCTCGTGTAGAGATTTACTTGTTGGGGCCTACTTTTCTTGCTTGCGTTGTTTGGAAGATGGGTTGGATTCCGAGTGTCGTCTGTGCTGTGCTTGCTACCACTTGGGAGGATTCAGTCATGAGCACACGTTGAGTAGCTTCTTGGATCAACATACAATGGCTAAGGTGATGAAAAACCACACCCCTGATGCACGGCGAGATAGGGGAGAG ACAGAGTTGGAAGAACTACGGAAGATCGCAAAATCCTATTACTATGCAGGTTCCCAAGAAGTCCAAAACTTAGCACACAAATTGTTCGACTCCATGGATATGGACGGAGATGGTAAGGTCGATTGCTCCGAATTCCTGGAATTCATGAAAGAAGAAGGTTATACACGAATGCAGAATCCAAAATTCTTCAAGGAGTTAGACGTGGATGGCAATGGAACCCTCGATTTCGATGAGGTTATGACAGCATACTACATTAGCAAAAGCGGGCGCCCGTTCTGTGACAAGTGCGGGGATTTCATACGAGGAATATTTTTCTCATGTGTCGAATGCTACAGAAACCCCAAAGGCTCGTTTAATCTGTGTTGCGATTGCTATCGTTCCAGGAAATGTGATCACAAGCATGATGGTCGGGCTCAATTCTTGGACAACTTTGCGTTGTTGGAAGCTTTGAAATCGGATTCAAGTCCGACGACACAAGCTGCGACTGAAAGTGATCCACAAAATCATCAG AACCAGTGGAGGGCTGCTCTTAGAGCATTGGAGCAGGCGCTGGCAATTGGAAGCATTGCAACCGCCTTGACCACGTGTAGCATCATGTGA